Within Alcaligenes sp. SDU_A2, the genomic segment AGTGCTTGAATTTTTCGCATACAGTTGCCCGCACTGCGCCATTCTGGAACCTAAGGTAGAGGCCTGGAGCAAAACACTGCCTGCCGACGTCGCGCTGCGCCCAGTACCCGTCGCTTTCAATGCCGGCATGGGCGATCTGCAAAAGCTGTACTACACCCTAGAAGCAATGGATCGCCTGGACCTGCACCCCAAGGTGTTCGAGGCTATCCACCAGCAGCGCGAACGCTTGTTCGATGCCAAGGCCATTACCGAATGGGTTGCCAAACAAGGCGTAGACAAAGCCAAGTTCGAGCAGACGTTCAACTCTTTTGGTGTACAAACCAAAGCCAATAAAGCCAACGAACTGGCCCGCAACTACCAGATCGACGGCACGCCCAGCCTGGCCGTAGGTGGCAAATATGTCACTTCGCCTGCGCTGGCCAACGGCTACGACGAAAGCATACGTAAAGCCCAGGAGTTGCTGGATCGGATCAAGAAAGGCTGATCCCAGCCCCCCTGCAGTGCTTAGGCCTACACAAGAACTCGGGCATTACCCCACCATGCAAAAGGAGCGCGATCTGCGCTCCTTTTGCATGGTAACGACGATGACGCCGACCCACCGCAAGCTAGAGACCGGCAGCAGCGGCGTAAGCCCGTCTATGCCGAAGTCCTGGGAGGAGTCTGAAACACCTCGTCAACGGTATCCGCATCCAGCACTCTGACAC encodes:
- a CDS encoding thiol:disulfide interchange protein DsbA/DsbL, producing the protein MTLNALFVRTLVGASLLAGAGLLPATSALAQQGQGYVTLNAAQPSDTTGKTEVLEFFAYSCPHCAILEPKVEAWSKTLPADVALRPVPVAFNAGMGDLQKLYYTLEAMDRLDLHPKVFEAIHQQRERLFDAKAITEWVAKQGVDKAKFEQTFNSFGVQTKANKANELARNYQIDGTPSLAVGGKYVTSPALANGYDESIRKAQELLDRIKKG